A part of Rickettsia canadensis str. McKiel genomic DNA contains:
- the rplB gene encoding 50S ribosomal protein L2, which yields MALKNFNPITPSLRALVQVDKTSVWKGRPFKSLTKGISKTGGRNNHGRITSWHRGGGHKKLYRIIDFKRNKIDISAVVERIEYDPNRTAFIALIKYEDGQYSYILAPQKLSVGDKVISSQDADIKIGNCLPLKFIPIGTTVHNVEMKVGKGGQIARSAGTSVDLVGKDSGYAQIKLRSGEFRLIPLDCKATIGSISNPDQKNINLGKAGRNRWLGWRPHVRGVAMNPVDHPHGGGEGKTSGGRHPVTPWGFPTKGKKTRKNKRTSKFIVKKRK from the coding sequence ATGGCTTTAAAAAACTTTAATCCAATTACTCCTTCTCTTAGAGCGCTAGTTCAAGTTGATAAAACTAGTGTATGGAAAGGCAGACCGTTTAAATCTTTGACCAAAGGTATATCTAAAACCGGTGGACGAAATAATCATGGTAGAATTACTTCTTGGCATAGAGGAGGAGGACACAAAAAATTATATCGTATTATTGATTTTAAAAGAAATAAAATAGATATTTCTGCCGTTGTTGAAAGAATAGAGTATGATCCTAATAGAACTGCTTTTATTGCTTTAATAAAATATGAAGATGGGCAATATTCTTATATTTTAGCACCGCAAAAATTATCTGTAGGTGATAAAGTAATATCAAGTCAAGATGCTGATATAAAAATAGGAAATTGTTTACCTTTAAAGTTTATTCCTATCGGTACTACTGTACATAATGTTGAAATGAAAGTTGGTAAAGGTGGTCAAATTGCAAGGTCTGCAGGTACTTCAGTAGATTTAGTAGGTAAAGATTCAGGATATGCTCAGATTAAATTAAGATCAGGTGAATTTAGGTTGATACCTTTAGATTGTAAAGCTACTATAGGTAGTATATCTAACCCGGATCAAAAAAATATTAATTTAGGCAAAGCAGGTAGAAATAGATGGCTCGGTTGGAGACCGCATGTTCGAGGTGTAGCAATGAATCCTGTAGATCACCCTCATGGTGGTGGTGAAGGTAAAACTTCAGGAGGACGCCATCCTGTTACTCCTTGGGGATTCCCGACAAAGGGTAAGAAGACACGTAAAAATAAACGTACTTCAAAATTTATTGTAAAGAAAAGAAAATAG
- the rplW gene encoding 50S ribosomal protein L23, whose product MSSYKYYDLIRKPIITEKTTALSEQNKYAFYVDKFAAKLTVKKAIEEIFKVKVKKVNILNVKGKNKRFKGIIGTQINRKKAIVTLEKDNNIDFAGGIK is encoded by the coding sequence ATGAGTTCTTATAAATATTATGATTTAATTAGAAAACCTATTATTACAGAAAAAACTACGGCTCTTTCAGAACAAAATAAGTATGCTTTTTATGTAGATAAATTTGCTGCAAAACTTACTGTTAAAAAGGCTATAGAAGAAATATTTAAAGTAAAAGTAAAAAAAGTAAATATTTTAAACGTTAAAGGTAAGAACAAAAGATTTAAAGGAATTATAGGGACTCAAATCAATAGAAAGAAAGCTATTGTTACATTAGAAAAAGACAATAATATCGATTTTGCCGGAGGAATTAAATAA
- the rplP gene encoding 50S ribosomal protein L16 translates to MLAPKKQRFRKAHKGRVVSKAKAGTTLAFGSFGLKSIDSWRVTARQIEAGRKAATRCMKRQGRLWIRIFPDVPVSKKPAEVRMGKGKGSPEFFAVRVAPGRIMFEIAGVEENIAIRALELASTKLPVRTRIVRRYE, encoded by the coding sequence ATGTTAGCTCCGAAAAAACAAAGATTTAGAAAAGCTCATAAGGGTAGAGTTGTTTCAAAAGCAAAAGCAGGGACAACACTTGCTTTTGGATCATTTGGTCTAAAATCTATAGACAGTTGGCGTGTTACTGCAAGACAAATAGAAGCAGGAAGAAAAGCTGCTACTAGATGTATGAAAAGGCAAGGAAGATTATGGATTCGCATTTTTCCAGATGTCCCCGTTTCTAAAAAGCCTGCCGAAGTAAGAATGGGTAAAGGTAAAGGTTCTCCTGAATTTTTTGCAGTTAGAGTTGCACCTGGAAGAATTATGTTTGAAATTGCAGGGGTAGAAGAAAATATTGCAATTAGAGCTTTGGAACTTGCAAGTACAAAATTACCTGTTAGAACAAGGATAGTGAGACGTTATGAATGA
- the rplC gene encoding 50S ribosomal protein L3, producing MRTGIIAQKIGMTSVFNDKGERIALTLVKVDDCQVVGHKTLEKHGYNALVIGVKDKKISRVTKPMKQVFANAKISPKTKLKEFRISEENFIDVAASLEVDHFMAGQFVDITAITIGKGFAGSMKRHNFRGLEASHGVSISHRSHGSTGQRQDPGKVFKGKKMAGHMGCNQVTIQNLKIFAVDKDRKLIMIQGSIPGHKNSYLSIKDAIKKISITI from the coding sequence ATGAGAACCGGTATAATTGCTCAAAAAATTGGGATGACTAGTGTTTTTAATGATAAAGGAGAGAGAATTGCTTTAACATTAGTAAAAGTTGATGATTGTCAAGTAGTAGGGCATAAAACTCTGGAAAAACATGGATATAATGCTTTGGTTATTGGTGTAAAAGATAAAAAAATATCTAGAGTAACCAAACCTATGAAACAGGTTTTTGCTAATGCTAAAATATCTCCTAAAACTAAATTAAAAGAATTTAGAATTTCTGAAGAGAATTTTATTGATGTAGCAGCAAGTCTAGAAGTAGACCATTTTATGGCAGGACAGTTTGTGGATATAACGGCAATTACTATAGGTAAAGGATTCGCCGGTAGCATGAAAAGACATAATTTTAGAGGTCTTGAGGCTTCTCATGGTGTTTCGATATCCCATCGTTCGCACGGTTCTACAGGGCAAAGACAAGATCCAGGAAAGGTTTTTAAAGGCAAAAAAATGGCCGGTCATATGGGATGTAACCAAGTTACTATTCAAAATTTGAAAATATTTGCTGTTGATAAAGACCGTAAGCTTATTATGATTCAGGGTAGTATACCCGGTCACAAAAATTCGTATCTTTCAATAAAAGATGCAATAAAAAAGATTTCAATAACTATATAA
- the rpsC gene encoding 30S ribosomal protein S3 has protein sequence MGQKVCAHGFRVGPTLIKGWDSVLYAEKHYKTLFIQDLKIRDLINNSFNQAQISRVLIERPSNKSIIININAKKPNVIIGRSGNEIDKLKKAIEKMTYLQEVYINIHEVRKFNIDAAIVAQTIALQLEKRVSFRKAMKTAIQASFKQGGQGIRVSCSGRLGGAEIARTEWYIEGRMPLHTLRADIDYSTAEAITTYGVIGVKVWIYKGEYTANKRYN, from the coding sequence ATGGGGCAGAAAGTTTGTGCACATGGTTTTAGAGTTGGGCCGACTTTAATTAAAGGTTGGGATTCCGTATTATATGCAGAAAAACATTATAAAACTCTTTTTATACAAGATTTAAAAATTAGAGATTTAATAAATAATAGTTTTAATCAAGCTCAGATTAGCAGAGTTTTAATCGAACGTCCTTCTAACAAAAGTATTATCATTAATATTAATGCCAAGAAACCAAATGTAATTATTGGTAGAAGTGGTAATGAAATTGATAAGCTAAAAAAAGCTATTGAGAAAATGACTTATTTACAAGAAGTTTATATAAATATTCATGAAGTTAGAAAGTTTAATATAGATGCTGCTATAGTAGCTCAAACTATAGCATTGCAGCTTGAAAAAAGAGTTTCTTTTAGAAAAGCCATGAAAACAGCAATTCAGGCTTCATTTAAACAAGGTGGACAAGGTATAAGAGTTAGTTGTTCAGGACGGCTTGGAGGTGCTGAAATTGCTAGAACTGAGTGGTATATAGAAGGAAGAATGCCGTTACATACTTTAAGAGCTGATATTGATTATTCGACAGCTGAGGCTATAACTACTTATGGAGTGATAGGGGTTAAAGTGTGGATTTATAAAGGTGAATATACAGCAAATAAAAGATATAATTAA
- the rplV gene encoding 50S ribosomal protein L22, with protein sequence MVQENKNFATAKAKSIRVSPRKLNLVAAFIRNMKVSEALVQLTFSPKRIAKVVKTCLQSAIANAENNLGLDIDRLVVTKATVGKALVMKRVMPRAKGRATRINKFFSNLYITVTEKEDN encoded by the coding sequence ATGGTACAGGAAAACAAAAATTTTGCTACAGCAAAAGCTAAATCTATTAGAGTAAGTCCAAGAAAGTTAAATTTAGTTGCGGCTTTTATTAGAAATATGAAAGTATCTGAAGCATTAGTACAGTTGACTTTCTCTCCTAAAAGAATTGCAAAAGTTGTAAAAACTTGCTTACAATCTGCTATTGCAAATGCCGAAAATAACTTAGGTCTAGATATAGATAGGTTGGTTGTTACTAAAGCGACGGTAGGTAAGGCTTTAGTAATGAAAAGAGTTATGCCGAGAGCAAAAGGAAGAGCAACTAGAATAAATAAGTTTTTTAGTAATCTTTATATAACTGTTACAGAAAAAGAGGATAATTAG
- the rpsJ gene encoding 30S ribosomal protein S10 produces MKNKIKIRLKSFDHRILDQATKEIVSAIKRTFANINGPIPLPRKIERFTVNRSPHVHKKSREQFEIRKHKRLLVIDDPNPAVVDALSKVDLAAGVDVVIELESGE; encoded by the coding sequence ATGAAAAATAAAATTAAAATTCGTTTAAAATCATTTGATCATCGTATTCTTGATCAAGCTACAAAGGAGATAGTTAGTGCTATTAAAAGAACGTTTGCTAATATTAATGGTCCTATTCCTTTACCTAGAAAAATTGAAAGATTTACTGTAAATAGGTCTCCTCATGTACATAAGAAGTCAAGAGAGCAATTTGAAATTAGAAAGCATAAAAGATTATTAGTGATAGATGATCCAAATCCGGCGGTTGTTGATGCTTTAAGTAAAGTTGATTTAGCAGCAGGTGTTGATGTAGTGATTGAATTAGAGAGTGGGGAATAA
- the rpsS gene encoding 30S ribosomal protein S19, whose product MARSIWKGPFVDGYLIKKVQKLMESGKSEMIKTWSRRSTILPIFVGFTFSVHNGNKFIPVSVNEEMVGRKLGEFAPTRTFYGHGADKKVKRK is encoded by the coding sequence ATGGCACGTTCAATATGGAAAGGGCCTTTTGTAGACGGTTATTTAATCAAGAAAGTTCAAAAATTAATGGAATCAGGTAAATCTGAGATGATTAAAACTTGGTCTAGAAGATCAACAATTTTACCCATTTTTGTAGGGTTTACCTTTTCTGTTCATAATGGAAATAAATTTATTCCAGTTTCTGTAAATGAGGAAATGGTTGGAAGAAAATTAGGTGAATTTGCTCCTACTAGAACATTTTATGGTCATGGAGCAGATAAGAAAGTCAAAAGAAAATAA
- the rplD gene encoding 50S ribosomal protein L4 codes for MKTKILSLANEEVGEISLNKDIFAVEFIRDDIIKQVIDWQRAKAMSGNHKTKTVSEVSGTTKKPFKQKGTGNARQGSLRSVQMRGGGLAHGPIVRSHATQLPKKVRKLGLIHALSEKFAEGKLLVIDSLKLDKPKTSFLVNILNKFQGQSFFVIDGNEVDINFSLAAKNIYNTVIVPQIGANVYDIIRHEYVLLSQEAVNVLEERLR; via the coding sequence ATGAAGACTAAAATATTAAGTCTTGCTAATGAAGAAGTTGGTGAGATTAGCTTAAATAAAGATATATTTGCTGTTGAATTTATCAGAGATGATATAATAAAGCAGGTTATTGATTGGCAGAGAGCTAAAGCAATGTCTGGTAACCACAAAACTAAAACAGTATCAGAAGTATCAGGAACCACAAAAAAGCCTTTTAAGCAAAAAGGTACAGGTAATGCAAGACAAGGTTCACTTAGATCGGTACAAATGCGTGGTGGTGGTTTAGCTCACGGACCTATAGTACGTAGTCATGCAACACAATTACCTAAAAAAGTACGAAAACTGGGTTTAATTCATGCTTTATCTGAGAAATTCGCTGAAGGAAAATTATTGGTAATAGATTCTTTAAAGCTAGATAAGCCTAAAACTTCTTTTCTTGTAAATATATTAAACAAATTTCAAGGGCAAAGTTTCTTTGTAATAGATGGAAACGAAGTAGATATTAATTTTTCTTTAGCTGCAAAAAATATTTATAATACCGTGATTGTTCCACAAATAGGAGCAAATGTTTATGATATAATACGACATGAATATGTCCTATTATCACAAGAAGCAGTGAACGTTTTAGAAGAGAGGTTAAGATGA